A genomic segment from Bradyrhizobium sp. CB1015 encodes:
- a CDS encoding xanthine dehydrogenase family protein molybdopterin-binding subunit translates to MGVEGIGARVVRKEDKRFITGKGRYVDDIKLTGMTHAYFIRSPHAHAKVKKIDSSAALKMPGVVAVLTGQQIVDDKVGNLICGWAITSKDGSPMKMGAWPAMAPETVRFVGQAVAVVIADSKNLARDAAEAVVVDYEELPAVADMHAAIKPGAPQLHPEAPGNQVYDWVIGDEGAVNAAFSKAANVVKLDVTNNRLAPNAMEPRAAIADYDTAEEHFTLYTTSQNPHVARLVLSAFYNIAPEHKLRVIAPDVGGGFGSKIFIYPEEMVALWASKKVGRPVKWTGDRTEAFLTDAHGRDHITHAEMAFDANNKIIGLKVKTYANFGAYMSLFSSSVPTYLYATLLSGQYNIPAIHAEVIGVYTNTTPVDAYRGAGRPEASYLIERLMETAARQLNVDPAQLRRTNFITQFPHQTPVIMAYDTGDFNASLDAAMKAIDYAGFPARKAKAKADGKLRGIGVSCYIEACGIAPSKAVGSLGAGVGLWESAEVRVNPVGTIEILTGSHSHGQGHETTFCQLVAERLGVPISQVSIVHGDTDKVQFGMGTYGSRSAAVGLTAILKAMEKVESKAKKIAAHALEASEADIVIENGEFKVTGTDKAIALPMVALAAYTAHNLPEGMEPGLKESAFYDPTNFTFPAGAYICELEVDPGTGKTSFVNFVAADDFGRLINPMIVEGQVHGGLVQGIGQALLEHAMYDANGQPVTASFMDYAMPRADDVPSFNLSHTTTLCPGNPLGIKGCGEAGAIGASAAVINAITDAIGKNNLEMPATPDRVWRTIHAA, encoded by the coding sequence TTCATCCGCAGCCCCCACGCGCACGCCAAGGTGAAGAAGATCGATTCGTCCGCGGCGCTGAAGATGCCGGGCGTGGTCGCAGTGCTCACGGGACAGCAGATCGTCGACGACAAGGTCGGTAATCTCATCTGCGGCTGGGCCATCACCTCCAAGGACGGCAGCCCGATGAAGATGGGCGCGTGGCCGGCGATGGCGCCGGAGACGGTGCGCTTCGTCGGACAGGCGGTCGCGGTCGTGATCGCCGACAGCAAGAATCTCGCGCGCGACGCGGCGGAAGCCGTCGTGGTCGATTACGAGGAGCTTCCCGCGGTCGCCGACATGCACGCCGCCATCAAGCCCGGCGCGCCGCAACTTCATCCCGAGGCGCCCGGCAACCAGGTCTATGACTGGGTGATCGGCGACGAGGGCGCGGTGAATGCCGCCTTCTCGAAAGCCGCCAATGTGGTGAAGCTCGACGTCACCAACAACCGCCTCGCGCCGAATGCGATGGAGCCGCGCGCGGCGATCGCCGATTACGACACCGCCGAAGAGCACTTCACTCTCTATACGACGTCGCAGAACCCGCACGTCGCCCGCCTCGTGCTGTCGGCGTTCTACAACATCGCCCCCGAGCACAAGCTGCGCGTGATCGCGCCCGACGTCGGCGGCGGCTTCGGCTCCAAGATCTTCATCTATCCCGAGGAAATGGTGGCGCTGTGGGCCTCGAAGAAGGTCGGCCGTCCCGTCAAGTGGACCGGCGACCGCACCGAGGCCTTCCTCACCGACGCGCACGGCCGCGACCACATCACCCACGCCGAGATGGCGTTCGACGCCAACAACAAGATCATCGGCCTGAAGGTGAAGACCTACGCCAATTTCGGCGCCTACATGTCGCTGTTTTCGTCCTCGGTGCCGACCTATCTCTACGCGACGCTGCTGTCGGGCCAGTACAACATCCCGGCGATCCATGCCGAGGTGATCGGGGTCTACACCAACACCACGCCGGTCGACGCCTATCGCGGCGCGGGCCGTCCCGAGGCGAGCTATCTGATCGAGCGTCTGATGGAGACGGCGGCGCGGCAGCTGAATGTCGATCCGGCCCAGTTGCGGCGGACCAACTTCATCACCCAGTTCCCGCACCAGACGCCCGTGATCATGGCCTACGACACCGGCGACTTCAACGCCTCGCTCGATGCCGCGATGAAGGCGATCGACTATGCCGGCTTCCCCGCACGCAAGGCCAAGGCGAAGGCCGACGGCAAGCTGCGCGGCATCGGCGTGTCCTGCTACATCGAGGCCTGCGGCATCGCGCCGTCGAAGGCGGTCGGCAGCCTGGGTGCCGGCGTGGGCCTGTGGGAATCGGCCGAGGTGCGGGTCAACCCGGTCGGCACCATCGAGATCCTCACGGGGTCGCACAGCCACGGCCAGGGGCACGAGACCACCTTCTGCCAGCTGGTCGCGGAGCGTCTGGGCGTTCCGATCAGCCAGGTCTCGATCGTCCATGGCGACACCGACAAGGTGCAGTTCGGCATGGGCACCTATGGCTCGCGCTCGGCGGCCGTCGGTCTCACCGCGATCCTGAAGGCGATGGAGAAGGTCGAGTCCAAGGCCAAGAAGATCGCCGCGCATGCGCTGGAGGCCTCGGAAGCCGACATCGTCATCGAGAACGGCGAGTTCAAGGTGACCGGCACCGACAAGGCCATCGCCCTGCCGATGGTCGCGCTCGCCGCCTACACTGCGCACAATTTGCCTGAGGGGATGGAGCCGGGCCTGAAGGAGAGCGCCTTCTACGACCCGACCAACTTCACCTTCCCGGCCGGCGCCTATATCTGCGAGCTCGAGGTCGATCCCGGCACCGGCAAGACCTCCTTCGTCAACTTCGTCGCGGCCGACGATTTCGGCCGGCTGATCAACCCGATGATCGTCGAGGGCCAGGTCCATGGCGGCCTCGTGCAGGGCATCGGGCAGGCATTGCTAGAGCATGCGATGTACGATGCCAACGGTCAGCCGGTCACGGCCTCGTTCATGGACTACGCCATGCCGCGCGCCGACGACGTGCCGTCGTTCAACCTGTCCCACACCACGACGCTGTGCCCGGGCAATCCGCTCGGCATCAAGGGTTGCGGTGAGGCCGGCGCGATCGGCGCATCGGCGGCCGTGATCAACGCGATCACGGATGCGATCGGCAAGAACAACCTGGAAATGCCCGCAACTCCTGACCGGGTGTGGCGCACGATCCACGCGGCTTAA
- a CDS encoding xanthine dehydrogenase family protein subunit M, producing the protein MYQTTYHRASSVDEAASLFAKSSEAKFLAGGQTLLPVMKQRLAGPSDVIDLGKIKDMIGVEASGDTLTIKAATPHYDVATSDAAKKAIPALAYLASLIGDPAVRYRGTIGGSLANNDPAADYPAATLALGATIKTNKRSIAADDYFKGLFSTALEDGEIITAVSFPIPAKAGYAKFPHPASRFALTGVFVAQTKSGEIRVAATGASQSGVMRVGAIEAALKASWSPSAIDSVSIPASGLLSDIHGTSEYRANLVKVMAQRALAAAG; encoded by the coding sequence ATGTACCAGACCACCTATCATCGCGCTTCCTCGGTCGACGAAGCCGCCAGCCTGTTTGCCAAGAGCAGCGAGGCGAAATTCCTCGCCGGCGGGCAGACGCTGCTTCCGGTGATGAAACAGCGCCTCGCCGGTCCCTCTGATGTGATCGACCTTGGCAAGATCAAGGACATGATCGGAGTCGAGGCCTCCGGCGACACGCTGACCATCAAGGCCGCCACGCCGCATTACGATGTCGCCACCAGCGACGCCGCGAAGAAGGCGATCCCTGCGCTCGCCTATCTGGCCTCGCTGATCGGCGATCCCGCCGTGCGCTACCGCGGCACGATCGGCGGCTCGCTGGCCAACAACGACCCCGCCGCGGACTATCCGGCCGCGACGCTGGCTCTGGGCGCGACGATCAAGACCAACAAGCGCTCGATTGCCGCGGACGACTACTTCAAGGGCCTGTTCTCGACGGCGCTCGAGGACGGCGAGATCATCACCGCCGTCTCGTTCCCGATTCCGGCGAAAGCGGGCTACGCAAAATTCCCACATCCCGCCTCGCGCTTTGCGCTCACCGGCGTGTTCGTTGCCCAGACGAAGTCCGGCGAGATCCGCGTTGCCGCGACCGGGGCGTCGCAGAGCGGCGTGATGCGGGTTGGCGCCATCGAAGCCGCGCTGAAGGCGAGCTGGTCGCCTTCGGCGATCGACAGCGTCAGCATTCCGGCGAGCGGACTTCTGTCCGATATCCACGGCACGTCGGAGTACCGGGCCAACCTCGTCAAAGTGATGGCGCAGCGCGCGTTGGCTGCTGCGGGCTGA